A genomic window from Planococcus rifietoensis includes:
- the purR gene encoding pur operon repressor, whose product MKWKRSERLVDMTHYLLEHPHQLIPLTYFSDLYQSAKSSISEDLGIVKETFEEKGIGLLMTVPGASGGVKYVPKMKDAEIRQVMDGLITELSQSDRLLPGGYLYMTDVLGNPQMMNRVGKVFASAFAGEKIDAIMTVATKGIPIAQAIARHLNVPVVIVRRDSKVTEGSTVSINYVSGSTRRIQTMVLSKRSMKSGQRVLITDDFMKVGGTMNGMKNLLEEFDCTLAGVAVLVEAEHADERLVEKYLSLVKLDEVSEKDRTITLRAGNYFEGAD is encoded by the coding sequence GTGAAATGGAAGCGCAGTGAACGCTTGGTCGACATGACGCATTATCTATTGGAACATCCGCATCAATTGATTCCGTTGACATATTTCTCGGATCTGTATCAGTCAGCGAAATCATCGATCAGCGAGGACCTAGGCATCGTCAAGGAAACCTTTGAAGAAAAAGGCATCGGCCTGTTGATGACCGTGCCGGGAGCTTCGGGCGGCGTCAAATATGTACCGAAGATGAAAGATGCCGAGATTCGCCAAGTCATGGACGGATTGATTACGGAATTGAGCCAATCGGACCGGCTATTGCCGGGCGGTTATTTGTATATGACCGATGTGCTCGGCAACCCCCAAATGATGAACCGCGTCGGCAAAGTGTTCGCCAGCGCGTTTGCAGGCGAGAAAATCGATGCCATCATGACAGTCGCGACAAAAGGCATCCCCATTGCCCAAGCCATCGCGCGCCACTTGAATGTGCCGGTCGTCATCGTCCGCCGCGACAGCAAAGTGACAGAAGGCTCCACAGTCAGCATCAATTACGTCTCGGGTTCCACGCGCCGCATCCAGACGATGGTGTTGTCGAAGCGCAGCATGAAGAGCGGCCAGCGCGTGCTCATCACCGACGATTTCATGAAAGTCGGGGGCACGATGAACGGCATGAAGAACTTATTGGAAGAATTCGATTGCACATTGGCCGGTGTTGCGGTGCTCGTGGAAGCGGAGCATGCAGACGAACGCCTCGTGGAAAAATATCTCTCCCTCGTCAAATTGGACGAAGTCAGCGAAAAAGACCGGACCATTACGTTGAGAGCCGGAAATTATTTTGAAGGAGCGGATTAA
- a CDS encoding G5 and 3D domain-containing protein — translation MTKEANNTNNNKSFKGKSIAISIATVLLFAAVLAFAIFEGTKNTVTITANGETEEIRTHAETVGDVLDEKAIEVGKDDFLSHSADTKIEGDAAIEWDEAEQYAVTVDGETRSAWTTENTVAAILEKAEIEVTKHDKVSPALDETVDEDTMIDVEKAYEVTIVDGGKDKKVWSTSTTVADFLKQHSVELSKLDRVEQDMDELVLPNSKVEVVRVEKVTDVVEDAVKYAVETRKDSSLLKGSEKLVQKGQNGLVKKTYEVVKENGKEVKRELKKEKVVKEPKQQILAVGTKTIVASVSRGTAKKETATPKQASAKQEAAPVKKASAPAKKAAAPKAVAKAPEKAPEKAKAAPQPAKKEAASEPTGGKEFYVSATAYTASCTGCSGITATGINLKANPGLKVIAVDPSVIPLGSKVWVEGYGNAIAGDTGGAIKGNKIDLFMPNRSDAIAFGRKQVKVKILN, via the coding sequence TTGACAAAAGAGGCAAATAATACCAATAACAATAAATCATTTAAAGGGAAGTCGATCGCGATCAGCATTGCAACGGTTCTGTTGTTCGCAGCTGTATTGGCTTTCGCAATTTTCGAAGGCACGAAAAATACGGTGACCATTACAGCGAACGGGGAAACCGAAGAAATCCGCACCCATGCTGAAACGGTCGGCGATGTATTGGACGAAAAGGCGATTGAAGTCGGGAAAGACGATTTCCTCAGCCATTCAGCCGATACGAAGATCGAAGGCGACGCCGCGATCGAATGGGATGAAGCGGAACAATACGCAGTAACAGTTGACGGAGAAACCCGTTCAGCATGGACGACTGAGAACACTGTTGCTGCAATTTTGGAAAAAGCTGAAATTGAAGTGACAAAACATGACAAAGTAAGCCCTGCATTAGATGAGACTGTCGATGAAGATACAATGATCGACGTAGAGAAAGCGTATGAAGTAACCATCGTGGATGGCGGAAAAGACAAAAAAGTCTGGTCCACTTCGACTACGGTCGCTGACTTTTTAAAACAGCATAGTGTAGAACTAAGCAAACTTGACCGTGTAGAACAGGATATGGATGAACTCGTTCTTCCTAACTCGAAAGTCGAGGTCGTGCGTGTAGAAAAAGTCACCGATGTAGTGGAAGACGCTGTGAAGTATGCAGTGGAAACGAGAAAAGATTCGTCCCTTTTGAAAGGCAGCGAAAAGCTTGTCCAAAAAGGGCAGAACGGATTGGTTAAGAAAACGTACGAAGTCGTGAAAGAAAACGGCAAAGAAGTAAAACGTGAATTGAAAAAAGAAAAAGTCGTCAAAGAACCGAAACAGCAGATCTTGGCTGTCGGCACGAAAACAATCGTAGCGAGCGTTTCGCGCGGCACAGCGAAAAAAGAAACCGCCACGCCTAAACAGGCATCAGCGAAACAAGAAGCAGCACCAGTGAAAAAAGCTTCGGCACCGGCGAAGAAAGCTGCGGCTCCAAAGGCGGTAGCAAAAGCTCCTGAAAAAGCTCCTGAAAAAGCGAAAGCTGCACCACAGCCAGCGAAAAAAGAAGCTGCTTCTGAACCTACAGGCGGTAAGGAATTCTATGTCTCGGCAACAGCTTACACGGCTAGCTGCACAGGCTGTTCTGGCATCACGGCAACGGGCATCAACTTGAAAGCGAATCCGGGCCTCAAAGTGATCGCAGTTGACCCAAGCGTCATTCCACTCGGTTCAAAAGTGTGGGTAGAAGGCTACGGCAATGCCATTGCAGGCGATACAGGCGGAGCGATCAAAGGCAACAAGATCGATTTGTTCATGCCGAACCGTTCCGATGCCATCGCATTCGGGCGCAAACAAGTGAAAGTTAAAATCCTCAACTAA
- the metG gene encoding methionine--tRNA ligase, producing MTAKNKTFYLTTPIYYPSGKFHIGTAYTTVASDAMARYKRLRGFDVRFLTGMDEHGQKIEEKAREAGKEPQVFVDDMAEAAKKVWEVMDISYDDFIRTTEARHKEGVEKIFQTFLDNGDIYKGEYEGWYCTPCESFFTESQLEDGNCPDCGRPVHKVKEESYFFNMKKYADRLLDYYDKHVEFIEPESRKNEMVNNFIKPGLEDLSVSRTSFDWGIPVPGDPKHVIYVWVDALSNYITSLGYGSNDDSNFNKYWPADVHVVGKDIVRFHTIYWPIFLMALDLPLPKKVFAHGFIMMKDGKMSKSKGNVVYPEMLVERYGLDAARYFLLRELPFGSDGVFSPESFVERTNYDLANDLGNLLNRTVSMINKYFDGSVPQVNGFKTDFDETLQTVAKNTVAVYEEHMEKMQFSLVLSEVWTLISRTNKYIDETQPWVLAKDDGDRTQLASVMAHLAESLRMTAVMLQPFLPNAPKQIIEQLGLTPEFLEWQTLESFGAIPSGTTVVKKGTPIFPRLEVEPEVAYIRDQMRGGAAPKEEQAPVETVPEKPDTPEITIDDFMKVDLRVATVTACEPVKKTDKLLKLQVDMGYETRQVVSGIAEHYKPDELVGRKVIIVANLKPVKLRGELSQGMILAGQQNGYLTIASVDQKLPNGTQVK from the coding sequence GTGACTGCCAAGAACAAGACATTTTACCTGACGACTCCCATTTATTATCCGAGCGGAAAATTCCATATCGGAACGGCTTACACGACCGTTGCATCCGACGCCATGGCGCGTTATAAACGCTTGCGCGGCTTCGATGTCCGTTTTTTGACGGGCATGGATGAGCACGGCCAGAAAATTGAAGAGAAAGCCCGCGAAGCCGGCAAAGAACCGCAAGTCTTTGTCGATGATATGGCTGAGGCGGCGAAAAAAGTATGGGAAGTCATGGACATCAGCTATGACGACTTTATCCGCACGACTGAAGCCCGCCATAAGGAAGGCGTGGAGAAAATTTTCCAAACCTTCCTCGACAATGGCGATATCTACAAAGGCGAATACGAAGGCTGGTATTGCACGCCTTGTGAATCCTTCTTCACGGAATCTCAGCTAGAAGACGGCAATTGCCCGGATTGCGGACGCCCGGTGCATAAAGTGAAAGAAGAATCGTATTTCTTCAATATGAAAAAGTACGCAGACCGCTTGCTTGATTATTACGATAAGCATGTCGAATTCATCGAGCCGGAATCGCGTAAAAATGAAATGGTCAATAATTTCATTAAGCCGGGCCTTGAAGATTTGTCGGTTTCCCGGACTTCATTCGACTGGGGCATCCCGGTTCCTGGAGATCCGAAGCATGTCATCTATGTATGGGTCGATGCGTTGTCGAATTACATCACGTCACTCGGCTATGGTTCGAATGATGATTCCAATTTCAATAAATACTGGCCGGCAGACGTCCACGTCGTCGGAAAAGACATCGTGCGCTTCCATACGATCTATTGGCCGATCTTCCTCATGGCGCTTGACTTGCCATTGCCGAAGAAAGTCTTCGCACATGGCTTCATCATGATGAAAGACGGCAAAATGTCGAAATCGAAAGGCAATGTCGTCTATCCGGAAATGCTTGTGGAGCGCTACGGGCTGGATGCGGCGCGTTATTTCCTATTGCGCGAACTGCCATTTGGATCTGACGGCGTGTTCTCGCCGGAATCTTTTGTCGAGCGTACCAATTACGACTTGGCGAACGATCTCGGCAACTTGCTGAACCGCACTGTCTCGATGATCAATAAATATTTCGACGGTTCAGTGCCGCAAGTCAATGGCTTCAAGACCGACTTCGACGAGACTTTGCAGACGGTGGCAAAAAACACCGTTGCTGTTTACGAAGAGCATATGGAAAAAATGCAGTTCAGCCTCGTGTTGAGCGAAGTGTGGACATTGATTTCGCGCACGAATAAATACATCGATGAAACGCAGCCGTGGGTATTGGCGAAAGATGATGGCGATCGCACGCAGCTTGCATCGGTCATGGCGCATCTCGCGGAAAGCTTGCGCATGACAGCGGTTATGCTGCAGCCGTTCTTGCCGAATGCACCAAAGCAGATCATCGAACAGCTCGGCCTTACGCCGGAGTTCCTTGAATGGCAGACATTAGAGTCATTCGGTGCGATTCCTTCAGGTACGACCGTCGTGAAAAAAGGCACGCCGATTTTCCCGCGTCTCGAAGTGGAACCGGAAGTGGCGTATATTCGCGACCAAATGCGCGGAGGGGCAGCGCCGAAAGAAGAACAAGCACCTGTTGAGACCGTCCCGGAAAAGCCGGACACCCCCGAGATTACGATCGATGATTTCATGAAAGTGGATTTACGCGTAGCGACGGTTACGGCATGCGAACCGGTGAAGAAGACCGATAAGCTATTGAAGCTGCAAGTGGACATGGGCTATGAAACACGGCAAGTCGTCTCCGGCATTGCGGAGCATTACAAGCCGGATGAGCTCGTCGGCCGAAAAGTCATCATTGTCGCCAACTTGAAACCGGTCAAGCTGCGCGGAGAATTATCGCAAGGCATGATTCTCGCCGGCCAGCAAAATGGCTACTTGACCATCGCTTCCGTAGACCAAAAGTTACCGAACGGCACACAAGTTAAGTAA
- a CDS encoding RidA family protein: MKYVATDKAAAAIGPYSQGVISGDMFYSSGQIPLKADGELAQGGIAEQTHQVFANLQAVLEEAGSSLQQVIKTTVFIKDMNDFAELNSIYASYFGEHKPARSTVEVARLPKDVKVEIEVIAKVAQ; encoded by the coding sequence ATGAAATACGTAGCGACAGACAAAGCAGCAGCGGCAATCGGGCCGTATTCCCAAGGCGTCATTTCAGGCGATATGTTCTACAGCTCGGGGCAGATCCCGTTGAAAGCAGACGGAGAGCTCGCACAAGGCGGCATAGCGGAACAAACGCATCAAGTGTTCGCCAATCTTCAGGCTGTTTTAGAGGAAGCAGGATCGTCGCTTCAGCAGGTTATCAAGACGACTGTGTTCATCAAAGATATGAACGATTTTGCGGAACTGAACTCTATTTATGCTTCTTATTTCGGCGAGCATAAGCCAGCGCGCTCCACAGTCGAAGTGGCACGCCTGCCAAAAGATGTGAAAGTAGAAATTGAAGTCATTGCGAAAGTTGCACAATAA
- the rnmV gene encoding ribonuclease M5, giving the protein MKIQEVIVVEGKDDTVAIKRAVGADTIETNGSAISNETLRRIMHAQEKRGVIVFTDPDYPGRRIRAIIEEHVPHAKHAFLAKEKTIAKNGKGLGIEHASDEDIRQALEAVYTPLTAERPVEITLEDLIDARLIAHPSAKARRTELGEALNIGYTNGKQLHKRLHVFGITKQQFIDAVQALTQEDRT; this is encoded by the coding sequence ATGAAGATACAAGAAGTGATTGTAGTCGAAGGTAAAGATGATACAGTGGCGATTAAGCGGGCTGTGGGCGCCGATACGATCGAAACGAACGGGTCCGCCATCTCAAACGAGACTTTGCGGCGCATTATGCATGCCCAGGAGAAGCGGGGCGTCATCGTCTTCACCGATCCCGATTATCCGGGCAGGCGGATTCGTGCTATTATTGAAGAACACGTGCCGCATGCCAAGCATGCCTTTTTGGCGAAAGAAAAGACTATTGCCAAAAACGGCAAAGGGCTCGGCATTGAACATGCCAGTGATGAAGATATCCGCCAGGCGTTAGAGGCGGTCTATACGCCGCTGACAGCAGAGCGGCCGGTGGAGATCACCCTAGAGGATTTGATCGACGCCCGGCTGATTGCCCATCCGTCAGCGAAAGCCCGCAGGACAGAGCTCGGCGAAGCGCTCAACATCGGCTACACGAACGGCAAGCAGCTGCATAAGCGCCTGCATGTGTTCGGCATTACCAAACAGCAGTTTATCGACGCAGTGCAAGCGTTAACCCAGGAGGACAGAACATGA
- the rsmA gene encoding 16S rRNA (adenine(1518)-N(6)/adenine(1519)-N(6))-dimethyltransferase RsmA: MTKDIATPIRTQEIMAKHGLTFKKSLGQNFLIDPNILRKIVSQAGLTKDSAAIEIGPGIGALTEHLARDAGKVLAFEIDQRLLPVLADTLSPYDNVKVIHSDILKADVERAIQEELAGFDDIMVVANLPYYVTTPIILKLLLEKLPIRGMVVMLQKEVAERITAKPGTKAYGSLSIAIQYYTEADYAMTVPKSVFMPQPNVDSAVIRMIKRTEPIVQVIDEDFFFSVTRGSFVQRRKTILNNLQSAMPNGKAKKDLILQALEEAGIDPARRGETLSIKEFGLLSDKLYPHFH, translated from the coding sequence ATGACCAAAGATATAGCAACACCGATCCGTACGCAAGAGATCATGGCCAAACACGGCCTGACTTTCAAGAAAAGCCTCGGCCAGAACTTTTTGATCGATCCGAATATTTTACGCAAAATCGTCTCGCAAGCGGGGCTCACAAAAGATTCGGCCGCCATTGAAATCGGCCCGGGCATCGGTGCATTAACCGAACACCTGGCGAGAGACGCAGGGAAAGTATTGGCGTTTGAAATCGACCAGCGATTATTGCCGGTACTCGCGGACACATTGTCGCCCTATGATAACGTCAAAGTGATCCATTCCGATATTTTGAAAGCGGACGTCGAAAGAGCGATCCAAGAAGAATTGGCCGGTTTTGACGACATCATGGTCGTCGCCAACTTGCCTTATTACGTGACAACGCCGATCATCCTCAAATTATTGCTTGAGAAACTGCCGATTCGCGGAATGGTCGTCATGCTGCAAAAAGAAGTAGCAGAGCGCATTACGGCGAAACCTGGCACGAAAGCATATGGCTCCTTGTCGATCGCCATCCAATATTATACGGAAGCCGATTACGCCATGACAGTGCCGAAGTCGGTTTTCATGCCCCAGCCGAATGTCGACTCCGCGGTCATCCGCATGATCAAACGAACGGAACCGATCGTGCAAGTTATTGACGAAGACTTTTTCTTCTCGGTGACACGCGGGTCATTTGTCCAGCGCCGCAAGACGATTCTCAACAACCTACAAAGTGCCATGCCGAACGGGAAAGCGAAAAAAGACCTCATTTTGCAGGCACTCGAAGAAGCCGGCATTGACCCAGCGAGGCGCGGTGAAACGCTCAGCATCAAGGAATTTGGGCTGCTTTCCGATAAATTGTATCCGCACTTTCACTAA
- the ispE gene encoding 4-(cytidine 5'-diphospho)-2-C-methyl-D-erythritol kinase, with product MLYIKAPAKINLTLDVLYKRPDNYHEIEMIMTTVDLADRIGLQGTAKGIHIQSADRFVPNDSRNLAYQAAQLIKDTFNIKTGVIISLDKQIPVAAGLAGGSSDAAATLKGLNQLWQLNLSLDELAELGAKIGSDVSFCVYGGTALATGRGEVIEELPAPPHCWVILAKPSLGVSTADVYGAFNPDKADHPDTQAMIAALREGDYEAMCANLGNALESVTMNLHPEVGQIKEQMIKFGADAVLMSGSGPTVFGLVNQEARIPRIYNGLRGFCSEVYAVRLLGDREPLA from the coding sequence ATGCTCTATATAAAAGCGCCTGCCAAAATCAATTTGACGCTGGATGTCTTGTATAAGCGTCCGGACAATTACCACGAAATCGAAATGATCATGACCACCGTCGACTTGGCGGACCGGATCGGCCTGCAAGGAACAGCGAAAGGCATACATATCCAGTCAGCGGACCGCTTCGTGCCGAATGACTCGCGCAATCTGGCGTACCAGGCTGCGCAATTGATCAAAGATACATTCAATATCAAGACAGGCGTCATTATCTCGCTCGATAAGCAAATCCCGGTAGCTGCGGGACTTGCCGGCGGCAGCAGCGACGCAGCGGCCACCTTGAAAGGGCTCAACCAGCTATGGCAATTGAATCTGTCGCTCGATGAGCTGGCAGAACTGGGCGCGAAAATCGGCTCTGACGTATCATTTTGCGTATACGGCGGCACAGCGCTCGCGACTGGGCGCGGCGAGGTGATCGAAGAACTGCCGGCGCCTCCGCATTGCTGGGTCATCCTCGCCAAACCATCGCTCGGCGTTTCGACAGCGGATGTATACGGGGCATTCAATCCAGACAAAGCGGATCATCCGGACACGCAAGCGATGATCGCAGCACTCCGTGAAGGGGATTACGAAGCGATGTGCGCTAATCTCGGCAATGCGCTCGAGAGCGTCACGATGAACCTCCACCCCGAAGTTGGGCAGATCAAGGAGCAAATGATTAAATTCGGTGCCGATGCGGTGCTCATGAGCGGCAGCGGTCCGACCGTTTTCGGCCTGGTCAACCAGGAAGCGCGCATTCCGCGCATCTATAACGGCCTGCGCGGCTTCTGCTCCGAAGTATATGCGGTGCGCTTGCTTGGCGACCGGGAGCCTCTTGCTTAA
- the veg gene encoding biofilm formation stimulator Veg, translating to MPKTLAEIKKSLDLHLGKRLLLKANGGRKKTVERAGILRETYHSVFVIELDQDEHAFERVSYSYADILTEAVEITVFEGTEDALVVK from the coding sequence ATGCCCAAAACTTTGGCGGAGATTAAAAAGTCATTAGACCTGCATTTAGGGAAAAGGTTGCTGTTAAAAGCAAACGGAGGTCGCAAAAAGACGGTAGAACGTGCCGGAATTCTGCGTGAAACCTATCACTCCGTGTTCGTGATTGAATTGGATCAAGATGAACATGCATTTGAACGTGTATCTTATAGCTACGCGGACATCTTAACTGAAGCAGTGGAAATCACTGTCTTTGAAGGAACAGAAGACGCACTAGTCGTTAAATAA
- a CDS encoding AbrB/MazE/SpoVT family DNA-binding domain-containing protein, with product MKSTGIVRKVDELGRVVIPIELRRTLGIAEKDALEIYVDDDKIILKKYMPNMTCAVTGEVSDENMQLVGGKLILSPEGAEQLVKEIQSNLKK from the coding sequence ATGAAATCGACTGGTATTGTACGTAAAGTGGACGAATTGGGCCGCGTAGTTATTCCGATTGAATTGCGCCGTACGCTAGGAATCGCAGAGAAAGACGCGTTGGAGATTTATGTCGACGACGACAAAATTATCTTGAAAAAATATATGCCAAATATGACATGTGCGGTAACTGGTGAAGTTTCCGATGAGAACATGCAATTGGTTGGCGGCAAATTGATCCTCAGCCCAGAAGGCGCGGAGCAGCTCGTTAAAGAAATCCAAAGCAATTTGAAGAAATAA
- a CDS encoding TatD family hydrolase translates to MYIDTHVHLNADQYDEDLQEVIDRALNSKVEKMVVIGFDRKTIKRAIELAEQYDFIYAVVGWHPVDAIDCTDEDLEWIEQLAAHEKVVGIGETGLDYHWDKSPRDIQQQVFRKQIQLAKRVKLPIIIHNREATEDVLTILREEDAQEVGGVMHCFGGSVETAQESIKMNFMISLGGPVTFKNAKKPKEVAAEIPLEHLMIETDAPYLAPHPYRGKRNEPSYMPLVAEEIARLKELPVETVAEATTENAKRFYKLS, encoded by the coding sequence ATGTATATCGATACCCATGTTCATTTAAACGCCGATCAATACGACGAAGATTTGCAGGAAGTCATTGATCGCGCGCTAAACAGCAAGGTGGAGAAAATGGTCGTCATCGGTTTTGACCGGAAAACGATCAAACGCGCCATTGAATTGGCTGAGCAATATGACTTTATCTATGCCGTCGTCGGCTGGCATCCTGTCGATGCGATCGACTGCACAGATGAAGACCTCGAATGGATCGAACAATTGGCTGCGCACGAAAAAGTGGTCGGCATCGGTGAAACGGGCCTCGATTACCATTGGGATAAATCCCCGAGAGATATCCAACAACAAGTATTCCGCAAGCAGATCCAACTCGCGAAACGCGTCAAGTTGCCAATCATTATCCATAACCGGGAAGCGACAGAAGACGTGCTGACGATCTTGCGCGAGGAAGACGCACAAGAAGTCGGCGGTGTCATGCATTGCTTCGGCGGCAGCGTCGAAACGGCGCAAGAGAGCATCAAGATGAATTTCATGATTTCACTCGGCGGGCCGGTAACATTCAAAAACGCCAAAAAGCCAAAAGAAGTGGCTGCTGAAATTCCACTTGAGCATCTGATGATTGAAACCGACGCCCCGTACCTCGCGCCGCATCCATACCGCGGCAAGCGCAACGAACCTTCGTATATGCCGCTTGTGGCGGAAGAGATCGCCCGCTTGAAAGAGCTGCCGGTCGAAACGGTCGCTGAAGCAACAACGGAAAATGCAAAACGATTCTACAAATTGTCATAA